From the genome of Leptolyngbya sp. 'hensonii':
CCGGTGATTGATTTTCTGCTGCGCTGGCGATCGATCACAGCCCCATTCTGGTTGGCCTCACGTCGAGAGGAACGGCTTCGCACCACAATACTGCTGCTAGTGCGGGGTGGCCTATTCCTGGGCCTGGGCTTGCTTTCCTGGAAAGCGCTGCTGTTGTATGGGATAGCCTATACTGGCATGGTGCAGGTTCTACGGTTGATGGATGCCTTCCAGCACACCTACAAGGTGTTTCCACTGGGAGTCTCCACTCCAGATCATAGCTATGCCTATGAACAGGCCAACACCTTTTCCAACCTTCTCTCCCAGCGCTATCCCTGGCTCAACTTACTGGTGCTCAACTTCAGCTATCACAACGCCCATCACCATGCCATGAAATCTCCCTGGCATCGCTTACCGGCCCTCGATCGGCAGCTTTTCCAGGTCAGTGAGGTCCACAACAGGATTTCCCTGGCTCGTCAGCTCTGGAATTACCATCGGTTTCGCCTTAGCCGCATCTTTGCCAAACTGGAACCGGCAGTGGATGAGTCGGGCCGATTACCGGTAGAGGGCTTTCAGGGTGCGATCGGGGTTTCTTTCCTGGTGCTCCCCTGCTGAATTAAAGCGCAGCAAACTGTTTCCAGCAAAGATATAAGGCCCGTGGCACATGGAAGCAGCCCTTCCACTTGCCACCTTTGAGGTGCAGCAGCACTTCTCCCCGCCGATTCAGGTAGCCAAACCATTCCCCGTATTCCGGATCGGCAAAGCGGGACCAGGCATAGTCGTGCAACTTCTGGTACCAATCCCAGCAGTCTTCCCGACCTGTGAGACGATACCCCATGGCCAGAGCCACCAGGGATTCCAGATGCACCCACCAGAGCTTCTGATCCCACTCCAGTTGCTGGGGTGGCTGACCCTCGGCGTCCATGAAGTAGTACAACCCTCCATACTCGCTATCCCAGGCAAAGTTGAGAATATTCAACACCACATCTACAGCTCGCTGTATGGTCTGGGTATCCTGACGCCGATCGGCAATCTCCATGATGAACCACATCGCCTCAATGCCATGGCCAGGATTGATCAGCCGTCCGTCAAAGCAATTCAGGTGAGAGCCATCCGGGGCCACATTCTCGAACATCAGCCCCCGTTCTGGGTCGAGGAAATCCGTCATCACTTCCTGCACCGTTGCATCCAGAATCGCGTCCAGGCGATCGCTAGCCAGCAGCCAATCCATTTCCAGGGACAGATTTGCCAGAATCATTGGCACCGCCAAGGACTTCATCGAGCGCGTCCCCGGATAGGCCTTACTGTACTGGCCTTTGGGGTTGTCCTTCCGTCGCAATACATTGTTGTACGCCTGCAGAGCCAC
Proteins encoded in this window:
- a CDS encoding fatty acid desaturase, whose protein sequence is MTGPIASPHSDHSVPAEKADDRPISPDHWTHSLWNLLAIGYTLIGYGTGIGLLLHPNGWLNGLGVLLLTHALVYSAYLSHEFMHGTIFTRRGLLGVRQLNALGGTLMLWLNGGCYARFDDLARLHMGHHVDRVDYAIDFPQWLQHLPPSLYGLVLALEWLHIPVIDFLLRWRSITAPFWLASRREERLRTTILLLVRGGLFLGLGLLSWKALLLYGIAYTGMVQVLRLMDAFQHTYKVFPLGVSTPDHSYAYEQANTFSNLLSQRYPWLNLLVLNFSYHNAHHHAMKSPWHRLPALDRQLFQVSEVHNRISLARQLWNYHRFRLSRIFAKLEPAVDESGRLPVEGFQGAIGVSFLVLPC
- a CDS encoding AGE family epimerase/isomerase — encoded protein: MQDFKSLANQYKTALLQDVIPFWEKYSIDWEQGGYFTCLDRAGQVFDTDKFIWLQNRQVWVFSMLYHQLEQRDNWLKIAAHGANFLAQHGRDAEGNWYFALDRAGNPLVQPYNIFSDCFAAMAFSKYALISGEEWAREVALQAYNNVLRRKDNPKGQYSKAYPGTRSMKSLAVPMILANLSLEMDWLLASDRLDAILDATVQEVMTDFLDPERGLMFENVAPDGSHLNCFDGRLINPGHGIEAMWFIMEIADRRQDTQTIQRAVDVVLNILNFAWDSEYGGLYYFMDAEGQPPQQLEWDQKLWWVHLESLVALAMGYRLTGREDCWDWYQKLHDYAWSRFADPEYGEWFGYLNRRGEVLLHLKGGKWKGCFHVPRALYLCWKQFAAL